The Sinomicrobium kalidii genome contains a region encoding:
- a CDS encoding carboxypeptidase-like regulatory domain-containing protein has product MPKLLSPIIFSFCACMVVYGQQAKVTGIVKNRKEEPVPYANIVINNTVSDEPSIITYGYTDEQGRFSLEIPRDIPSISLNVTAIGYQETTIPKKLHENLQFTIYLEEKVTQLEEVVVKAKTNEDVLDLEIATMNLSKEKTLRDVLDKTEGVIIGEEGAISYQGKQINKILINRKEVFINQNKVALDNLDYEIMDKVQIIDNYKDKFSIDFDRIRDPVINIDTKSEFKGILKAELNAGYGFKDKYSFLGKGFFFSDKFNAFITTHTNNTGEKELSQNDVLSSVTKYATASLNNTLQPFFIDDNQTRKNFVSNGSLTFRWQGDKSKTGIVVYHGNIHTEREVNYRTFAADTMIEKSRSQNTRKGNFISATANYSHFISSNTVLQNKLSTVLVDQKRTGISMDTLFVPDRTYLMEQNRNSPKNFAISNVLELTHLLGDRVAFDLDLDYYYGIFSRDYEARLLNINASDIFQEERSSKRYLLARGNFKFKLDKAALNTGVVFTNNIESGSLEYRKNSNGDTDLKRNIATVGVPLYLSGSMKKLDYRLSMTPTLIIRDRDDNQNFLRMVHNLTYNFETQNKLGLGISHDYRFYGLNSLYDTIVKSYNHKVINTNSDNLEKFSIKDELAVSWFNNNVARSKSMHIIYRYNRERDFLQSVLDSISDNMFFYSNRIFDKKQTHTLNTGGKKGFYLGNAYHRLNVGGDLNLSHSRYTTAVNNKVALAEVSSWKPGIEITFAPRKFFMTETGNRFEWNQLFFDLDGNETNRQSVFTNTFSAEGFGDKINWNFDFIYRIYNINADTFDVPDVNLNFQYDVSEKLSFSIKGQSLLTLFKLNNYNFVNTISDGNTVTQIATDNNLGYLLFYTTFNF; this is encoded by the coding sequence ATGCCAAAACTGCTTAGCCCCATAATCTTCTCATTTTGTGCCTGTATGGTCGTTTATGGACAACAAGCGAAGGTTACGGGAATAGTAAAGAACAGGAAAGAAGAACCTGTTCCTTATGCTAATATTGTCATAAATAATACGGTTTCTGACGAACCATCCATCATAACATATGGATACACGGATGAACAAGGGAGATTTTCTCTTGAAATTCCTCGGGACATTCCATCGATTTCTTTGAATGTGACTGCCATTGGATACCAGGAAACAACAATCCCCAAAAAACTTCATGAGAATCTGCAGTTTACTATCTATCTTGAAGAGAAGGTCACACAATTGGAAGAAGTAGTTGTTAAGGCCAAAACGAATGAGGATGTTCTGGATTTGGAAATTGCTACTATGAATCTTAGTAAGGAGAAAACCCTTAGGGACGTATTGGATAAAACGGAAGGAGTGATCATAGGGGAAGAAGGAGCGATTTCCTATCAGGGGAAACAGATTAATAAAATACTTATCAATCGCAAGGAAGTATTTATTAATCAGAATAAGGTCGCCCTGGATAATCTGGATTATGAGATTATGGATAAGGTACAGATTATAGATAACTACAAGGATAAGTTCTCCATAGATTTTGACCGAATAAGAGACCCGGTCATCAATATAGATACCAAATCTGAATTTAAGGGAATTCTCAAAGCCGAGTTAAATGCGGGATACGGATTTAAAGATAAATATAGTTTTCTAGGCAAAGGATTTTTTTTTTCAGACAAGTTCAATGCTTTTATCACTACCCACACCAATAATACCGGAGAGAAAGAACTTAGTCAAAATGATGTCTTGTCTTCTGTAACCAAATATGCCACAGCCTCATTGAATAACACCTTACAGCCTTTCTTTATTGATGATAATCAAACCCGAAAAAACTTTGTAAGTAATGGCAGCCTTACTTTTCGATGGCAGGGAGATAAAAGTAAAACAGGTATTGTGGTTTACCATGGAAATATACATACGGAACGGGAGGTAAATTACAGAACCTTCGCAGCGGATACCATGATTGAAAAGAGTCGTTCCCAAAATACCCGGAAAGGAAATTTTATTTCTGCCACAGCCAATTACAGTCATTTCATTTCATCAAATACTGTACTTCAGAATAAGCTAAGTACGGTCTTGGTGGATCAAAAGAGGACGGGAATCAGTATGGATACATTATTTGTTCCTGACAGGACCTACCTTATGGAGCAAAACCGAAATTCTCCCAAAAATTTTGCAATATCCAATGTTCTGGAACTAACTCACTTATTAGGGGATCGTGTGGCTTTCGATCTCGATCTGGATTATTACTACGGGATATTTTCACGGGATTATGAAGCCAGACTGTTAAATATTAATGCTTCCGATATATTTCAGGAAGAACGGTCATCGAAACGATACCTGTTAGCCCGGGGTAATTTTAAATTCAAACTGGATAAAGCCGCCCTCAATACGGGAGTTGTTTTTACAAACAATATTGAATCAGGAAGTCTGGAATATAGAAAAAATTCTAATGGGGATACAGATCTGAAAAGAAATATAGCTACTGTCGGAGTGCCACTTTACCTCAGCGGAAGTATGAAAAAACTCGATTACCGCTTATCAATGACCCCAACCCTGATCATTAGGGATCGGGACGATAATCAGAATTTTTTAAGGATGGTTCATAACCTGACGTATAATTTTGAGACCCAGAATAAATTGGGCCTGGGAATTAGTCATGACTATCGTTTTTATGGCCTTAATTCGTTATACGATACTATTGTAAAAAGTTATAATCATAAAGTGATCAATACAAATAGTGATAACCTTGAAAAATTTTCAATTAAAGATGAGCTTGCTGTCAGTTGGTTTAACAATAATGTTGCCCGATCTAAAAGTATGCATATCATTTATCGGTATAATCGTGAACGAGATTTTCTGCAAAGCGTTTTGGACTCCATTTCCGATAACATGTTTTTTTATTCCAATCGCATTTTTGATAAGAAACAAACCCATACACTTAATACGGGCGGTAAAAAAGGGTTTTATCTTGGTAATGCCTATCATCGCCTTAATGTTGGGGGCGATTTGAATTTGAGCCATAGCCGATATACTACCGCAGTCAATAATAAAGTGGCCTTAGCGGAGGTGAGTTCATGGAAACCCGGGATTGAAATTACATTCGCCCCACGGAAATTCTTTATGACCGAAACAGGAAATCGTTTCGAGTGGAATCAACTCTTCTTTGATCTTGATGGCAACGAAACAAACAGACAATCTGTTTTTACCAATACTTTTTCCGCGGAAGGTTTTGGAGATAAAATAAATTGGAACTTTGATTTTATTTATCGTATTTATAACATAAATGCTGACACCTTTGATGTACCCGATGTTAATCTTAATTTTCAGTATGACGTGTCCGAAAAATTATCATTTTCCATCAAGGGGCAATCCTTACTTACCCTCTTCAAGTTAAATAATTACAATTTTGTGAATACAATTTCAGATGGTAATACAGTAACTCAAATTGCCACTGATAATAACCTCGGATATCTTCTTTTTTATACCACCTTTAATTTCTGA